The genomic window GCTATTTGAGTGGATTAACAAATATTAAAATTTATTTTAGTCTTTTATTAATATGCTCCTTAGCTTTTTCATGTTCTTACTGGCACAAACCACATATTAAATATCTGATACCTGAAGGTTACGAAGGAATGGTTGTAATTGCTTGGGGACAAAAAAAAGGTGCTCCAAATGTAAAGGAGGGAGAGTTTGAGGTTTATAAAATCCCTGTGAACGGTTTTTTGAGAACGCAGATGGACAGTAGGAATATAGCACCAGTTGAAGAGAAATTCTACAGCTATAACCTTAAGACTGGAAAAAGAACCGAACTCGAGGTGATTAACGCTGATCTCGTGAAAGATACTATTACTAAAGATAACCAGATTTATCAGTTAAGGGGATTTTCCGGAGGGCATGCACAAGGTAGTTATATGGTTTTATATTTAACAAAAAACAGAGATTACAAAGTGATTAATTTCAAAAACCAAGAAGAAATAGACCGGAAAATTAACGAACTATTTAATAAAAATTAATCTGTTGGTATGAAGATAAAGATGTGTGCGTTTATACCTAAAACATTAGGAAAGCCTTTTAGAACGATTACTTTACCTAAAAACTTGGTTAATCAAAAAGCATTTGATGCACAGGCTGCCAGGATATCTGGTTTTTGGCTGTCGGAGCCGTATCCAGCAACAGTATTTTGTGAAACTGATAATAGAGAATACGGAGATATTAATGGCACCAGCAGGTTGTATGCCTATAATGATATAAACTTAGATCTAAACAAAACTGGGCAGTTTCAAAGTAAATATGGTCGTAGAGCTAACCTTTTTCAAAAAAAATGTGATCCTAGTGGAAGGGCATTCGTACAGTTCGCTTACCGATCATTAAATGTGAGAGAAATGGATAGAATTCCAAAGATCCCTTACCAGGGTGGTGGAGGCAAGATTGCACTGATTGATCGTAGAAAAAAATATGGCTATTTACAGCCTCCGCAATTCTTAAGAGGCGAAGCAGAACAATGCCCCGATATAATTAACGATATTAATGAAAATCATTCTGTCATAAAAGTGAGGTCAAGCGCTGGATATCCTTTTTTAGAGCCTTTTTCTCCAAATATTGATTTTGCATTTGAAATAAACATATTTAGGTTAGGAGATTGTTACAGGGTAGAAATAAATGGAGAACATAATCGATTTCCATGTTACGAAATGTATATCAATAATCAGCCCGTATATAAATTTAAATCAAAATATACTGAACCTAACCCAGTAAACTTAACATTAAGCACTTCTTTTAAAATTGTTCGAAGATTTTTTAAATAAAAATCTATTATTATAAAGTGCTCTGAAACCAAATAGTTATGGAAAACAAACTTATCGTAGAAATTAGTATTGAAGATTCGGCAATTGCCCATTTTGCTTCCTTTAATCTGCTACAGGCTTTTAACCAGCACCATTATTTTGAATTGCATTTTAACCACGATCAATTGGGTGCCCCGGGTTTGATCAGTTTAGATGATAGCCGCGGTTTCGTGGGCAAAACCCTAACGGCTTCTTTTGGGCACTCGCTAGAAAACCTGCAGCATTTTTCCGGACTGGTTACAAAAGTAGAACTCTCACAAAGTCATGGCTACCATGGTGTACTTATTGTAAGTGGCCATAGCCCTACTATATTAATAGATCGCGGACCAGATTTAGGCTCTTATTTAGATAAAGACCTCGATACTATTGTTAAGCTGGCCACAAAAGATACACCCGCTAACGACTTGACCATTGTGAGCAATGCATCAAGAAAAGCGGCGATCGATTATCTTATCCAATACCGCGAAAGCGATTTCGAATTTCTTAACCGTTTATCAGGCGAATACCATGAGTGGTTTTACTATGACGGGAAGCAGCTTAATTTTGGTAAGCCCGACAAGCAAAAAGAAGTATCGCTTTTTTATGGCCGCGATGTGTTCAACCTGCAGTATGCCATGGAAGTTTCGCCCATCAAGTATAAACGGTTTGCCTACAATCCTAAACAGGATGAGATGCTCCAGAGCGAAAGTGCAGGTAAAGCCGACGGAAATCCTGACCTGGCGCATGCCATTAAGGCCTCCAACAGCATGTATAGCAAGACGTTTAATCAGCCGTCCTTAATCAGGGTTGATAACGGCAACGATATTAAGAGCCATGTAGAAAATGAGGAGAAGGCGCACATCAGCGAACTGTTAAAAATTAATGCCGGTGGAGATAATGCCTCACTGAGTATTGGCAGCATTGCCGAAATTACCATGAGTATACGAAAAGAACTTGCTTTTGCAACCGAAAGCCTTGGTAAATTCCTGATTACCTCCATCAATCACCAGATAGATGGAACAGGTAAATACAGCAATACTTTCGAAGGCTTGGTCGCTACAACCGAGCGATTGATGGTTAAGAATTACCAAAAACCACAATCGGATATGCAGCTGGCAGATGTGGTTGATAACGATGATCCACAGGGACAGGGCCGGATTAAGGTTAAATTTAAGTGGGAATGCCAAACCAACGACCCAACTGAATGGTTAAGGGTTGTTAGTCCCAATGCAGGTAGCGGTGATACCGGAAAAAACAGGGGTTTCCACGTTATTCCCGAAAAAGGCGACCAAGTGGTAATTGCTTTCGAAGAGGGTAATGTGGCCAGACCGGTTGTAATGGGCAGTGTTTACCACGGCAAAAGCGGCGATAGTAGCGGGTTTAAAAATAGTAATACTAAGGGCTTAACATCAAGAAAGGGAAGCGCTTTAAGTTTTGATGATCTAAACCATGCACTAAACCTGGGTACCAATGCGGCAAACTTTGTGAAGATTGAAAATGGACCAGGCTTAATTACTGCAGAATCTGCTGAGACCATAGTAATTAAGACGGGTTTAAGTAGTATTACGATGAAAAAGGATGGAACGATTGATATAATTGGTAAGGTGATCAATATTCAGGGTACGCAGGTGATTAACGCAAATGCAGGTGAGAAGCCGGGTGATGCTGTTAACATTGGTAAAAATGCCACCACTGCGGTAACTATTGATACGAAAAACATCGATTCGAAAGCAAGTAATGGTATTGTTGTAAACTCTCAAACCACTATTTCGCAAACTTCAACCGGTGTACAAACGTTAAAAGGCAGTCAGGTAGATATTAATTGATATGAGCAGATTTAAATTTTTTGAGGAGGAGCAAGTTAACGATCAATTAGTTCGTATAACACGCCAGGAAGAAGATAAGAATATAATTGATCATCAGAAAACCTTTAAACAATATAGGTATCGGGTAGAGCAATTGGTGATTACAAAGTTTAATGGGCAGATTGTTAACCATGGAACAACGAAACAGGAGTATATCCTGCAAAAAAACTTTGTTGATAATGATCTTAAGAGTCTTCAGTTTGAGCTGACTGAAAACATAATCAAATTTGAACCCCCGCAACTTCAAACGGCCATATCACTATTATGCGATTTTGATATTGTGAAGAGTAATATAGAATTAGGTTTCGATGCTAAAACAGGATGTCTAAATAAAATAATTGATAAAACCGGAGTTATAAAGGCATGGGAAGAATATAAAAGAGCAACATTAAAAACCTATGATTTTGTAAAGTCAGCAGATGCAAGACAAAATATTCAAAGTTTTA from Flavobacterium sp. W4I14 includes these protein-coding regions:
- a CDS encoding hypothetical protein (product_source=Hypo-rule applied; cath_funfam=3.30.470.20) — protein: MNTLVKIKEYDAHGGPSNVKMGGDDHAQTSTTVGRFVIKSIGKHLSYLSGLTNIKIYFSLLLICSLAFSCSYWHKPHIKYLIPEGYEGMVVIAWGQKKGAPNVKEGEFEVYKIPVNGFLRTQMDSRNIAPVEEKFYSYNLKTGKRTELEVINADLVKDTITKDNQIYQLRGFSGGHAQGSYMVLYLTKNRDYKVINFKNQEEIDRKINELFNKN
- a CDS encoding hypothetical protein (product_source=Hypo-rule applied; pfam=PF11579), with translation MKIKMCAFIPKTLGKPFRTITLPKNLVNQKAFDAQAARISGFWLSEPYPATVFCETDNREYGDINGTSRLYAYNDINLDLNKTGQFQSKYGRRANLFQKKCDPSGRAFVQFAYRSLNVREMDRIPKIPYQGGGGKIALIDRRKKYGYLQPPQFLRGEAEQCPDIINDINENHSVIKVRSSAGYPFLEPFSPNIDFAFEINIFRLGDCYRVEINGEHNRFPCYEMYINNQPVYKFKSKYTEPNPVNLTLSTSFKIVRRFFK
- a CDS encoding hypothetical protein (product_source=Hypo-rule applied; superfamily=64484); the encoded protein is MSRFKFFEEEQVNDQLVRITRQEEDKNIIDHQKTFKQYRYRVEQLVITKFNGQIVNHGTTKQEYILQKNFVDNDLKSLQFELTENIIKFEPPQLQTAISLLCDFDIVKSNIELGFDAKTGCLNKIIDKTGVIKAWEEYKRATLKTYDFVKSADARQNIQSFIDKAEEQINNDELLLSDFQSKLFFDIIFDNYLVQEEGNLAYDKEFISNLFDYRKNKLHVGQFVSVESPEVIKINRTGVLDKSSISMDFMVKQYDEKFKPYVGFKFSSYDYSFNQSYTVNKDENVISEADIVIVEEIKNNVQITINYELKLVDL
- a CDS encoding type VI secretion system secreted protein VgrG (product_source=KO:K11904; cath_funfam=2.40.50.230,3.55.50.10; cog=COG3501; ko=KO:K11904; pfam=PF04717,PF05954; superfamily=69255,69279) — its product is MENKLIVEISIEDSAIAHFASFNLLQAFNQHHYFELHFNHDQLGAPGLISLDDSRGFVGKTLTASFGHSLENLQHFSGLVTKVELSQSHGYHGVLIVSGHSPTILIDRGPDLGSYLDKDLDTIVKLATKDTPANDLTIVSNASRKAAIDYLIQYRESDFEFLNRLSGEYHEWFYYDGKQLNFGKPDKQKEVSLFYGRDVFNLQYAMEVSPIKYKRFAYNPKQDEMLQSESAGKADGNPDLAHAIKASNSMYSKTFNQPSLIRVDNGNDIKSHVENEEKAHISELLKINAGGDNASLSIGSIAEITMSIRKELAFATESLGKFLITSINHQIDGTGKYSNTFEGLVATTERLMVKNYQKPQSDMQLADVVDNDDPQGQGRIKVKFKWECQTNDPTEWLRVVSPNAGSGDTGKNRGFHVIPEKGDQVVIAFEEGNVARPVVMGSVYHGKSGDSSGFKNSNTKGLTSRKGSALSFDDLNHALNLGTNAANFVKIENGPGLITAESAETIVIKTGLSSITMKKDGTIDIIGKVINIQGTQVINANAGEKPGDAVNIGKNATTAVTIDTKNIDSKASNGIVVNSQTTISQTSTGVQTLKGSQVDIN